One Bombus affinis isolate iyBomAffi1 chromosome 18, iyBomAffi1.2, whole genome shotgun sequence genomic window, CGATATCTCGCACCATGCCCTTCTACAAACTCCATTCTCCACGCCTTGATGGAATGTTTCTGGTAACATCGTCTCTATCGTTATTTATTCGCAATGGAGTAGTCGCATCTTATTAAGCATTTGTTCAATTACAAATTTATCTCAATGATTCATACAGTGAAATTTTGTTAATCAATATTTAATTGTTTAGTTGATTGTTTCAGATGTCAAAGCCTTTTATAAtatcttttaataaatatattctcggttctttacattttttatcGGATTTTTTATTAGTAGCATAGATAGTCGAATTCTATTATTGggttgccaacctaataataCTGTCATtaagtggtaatgacaaaatccgcaatcactgaGTTGTCAACCCAATAGACATGATCTTTCGAATAACTTTGTCTCAATGTTTCATAGAATTGATCGCTGCTAACCGGTATTTAGTCGAActtaaaaatttttaaatatcttttaataacaaaaattccggttACCTATACTTTTTACTGTATGTTTcgttaacatttttattagcgATATTTATCGTGTTTTCTATCATTTTTCGGAAAATGAATATGActtattaaagaaaaaaaaaaacaaacacatgcttttattgaaattaatcttTTCTGACGCAGATATGTCTTACGCTGACGATCTTCTGCGTGTTAGCAAATGCCGAATTCTACAAAGCCTCATACGTCGACGATTACCCATGGATTCGCGCAAATCGCGAGATTCCTAGCGAATCCGCCTCTTCAGACCACTCGTCATCTTACAGTCGTTTCTTAGAGTCCAGAAAAAAGCACCGTTCGTTGGATTCTGCCGAGTCTTTTGACAAGCCTAGAGAATGGTACTCGACTTCCGCCACTAAGAAAGTCCCCACGGAGAACAAGAACTTGAAGAAAGTAATATCACCGTTTTACACCATAACGAACAAAGATTCGCAAAAGTACAAGGACATGGTGATGAAATCCGGCGTTCCGTACTGTCAGGAGATCAGGAAGAAACAAGTTAATAAGAACAGCGACGCGAAGAATAGCATGGTCTGTTACAAATGTAAGAATCCGAAAAGTGGCGCCACTTACGAGCAATGCTCCTATCATTCTCAGCCATTGACCGATTCTAGCAACGTGGAAAAGATAGCAGTGCCACCTTCAGTGTTCAGAAGTAGGAGATCCAACTCTGAAGAAGCTTTTACTGGTTTTAAAAATTCCGATGATTACAGAAGACACGATAATCCGTACAGATTTAGCGAGAAGATTTTCTCGGACGCCACGGATGATGTTCCGGCAgagtataaaaataaagatgAAAAATGCGAGAAAGTGGTGAAAGATTCCATGGTGTGCATGGTGTGTAAGGATACCAAGAGCAATGCAAAGTACGAACAATGTTCGTATGTTCGACAGCCTAGTGAGAAGAGATACGCTTATAGTAAATCTAGCTCACATAAGAATCCCGAGACATTTAAGAACACTCAAGCTGAGAAGGATGATAAAGAGGACGGAAAGAGATATGATAAAGAATATTCGGCAAGTAAACCGGTTAAGGAACGTTTCGGTTACGTCGATAAGGAAGAACCAGAGGGAAAATCTCTCGAAGAAACCAAGGAATCGTCTGATAATTGCAAGAAGGTGCAAAAGGGCACGAAGACTTGCACTATCTGTAAAGACCCCAAAACAGGTGAAAATTACGAGAGATGCTTGTACACTTATGAGCCAGATGACAAGGTCTATAAATATAGTAAATCAAGAAGCTTTGGATACCCTGACAGTTCTTCTGGAAATAACGATAAGAGAGATGCTAGTGACAAAGAAGACAAGTCGTCTGAGGAGTCACGAAGCGAACCTGAGGAATCACGAAGCGAACCTGAGGATTACAGTAAAGATTATACTATTCCTGAAAGTTACTACGAGAAAAGTCAGTCCGCTCCATCGAGTTCTTACTTCAAAGGCGACGAATCCAAGTCGAATTATGGTGGATCTCAAGAAACTAAGTCCGCCTCTGACGAGGATGAATCCTTATCTGGATATGAAAGATCTAAATCAGAATCAGAAAGAGTGGCTGAAAGCATCGAACCAAGTCATTGCAAAGAGATTCAAAAGGATTCTATGACTTGCAAGGTCTGTAAAGACCCGAAAACCGGAAGTAACTCCGAACAATGTTCGTACAAGTATCTACCAAATGACAAGAGTTATTCGTATTCGAAATCTAAATCATTTGGTAGCCCAACCGAATCGAAAGACAAATCTTACGACGGATCCGAGAAGAAAGAATCCAAGGAGCCTTACGAAAGTCTTGGCTATGATTATTCTTCTAAGAAGATGCCCTACGTTACCGACAGCGATATCAAAGACGAATTTTCGGTTTCTGATCAGACAAGGCAATCGGAAGCAAAAGAGGAATCAGCGAAATCTGCTTTAAAGAAAAGCGACGTAGGCTTCTACGATGCGTTCAAAAAGAAGGCAGAGATCCAGAAGGTTCTTCAGGAGTTCCAGAAGGAAGATCGTtccaattgtaagaagttgatGCGTGACAAAATGACTTGCTACCAATGTGTCGACGAAAAAGGTTTCCAAAAGGAAGAGTGCGCTTTTGTAACTTCTGAAGAACCATCTGTCGATAAATCGGATTATCGAGAAGAGAAAGCCTACCATGTAGAGCCTACCAAAAAAGTTCCTAGGTCAATCATCGCCCAACATCCTCTGCACGATTTTCCTATCGAACCAGAAGCTGCCGCAAGTGAGAGAGCATACGTAAAACGAGAACAAGCAGACAAGGAGAAAGATTCTGGAGAAGTTGAAAGATCCAAGGAGGTTGAACCTTACGAATTCGCAGCAGAGACTAAACCTGTGTTTGATAAGGTTCTTGGATTCACACTTCCGGCGTACATGCTGAGTACTTCCGAACACGAAGAAGAGTTTGATAAGATCGTGGCGAGTAAGGGGATTTAAAGATATTGCTTTTGTATCTTCTTAATAGATTTGACGATGCTTAATCGTTTGTAGAACTCTTCGATTAAAAATAGAATTAAAGTTCATATACACAACTCGGATCTAAAGGTCGCTAGGGGTATtttaattgataaaaatataatattttttaatcgtttaTATTTTACTTCCATCGTAAAGTTATTTAGTATATAAGTGGTATTGAATTGTTATATGGtttgtaattaaatttcttCTTGTTTAAATGATGGTGAAATTAATGTTTGCCCGATTACGTGGAATTGCGTTACGGTTACGCTCGATCgaacaagaaattagaaacttcGTTTGCTGCATTTATTGCCACCGACTTTTTATTAAACGCTATTtcgttttttctattttttattctgTATATGCAGGAGAAAGAGAATAGAAGATTTCTTCTGTTCATATTTCGTGAGAAGAAAGTGAGAATACGAGAGTGATATCTACCGTCGTTCTATTTCGTCATGGATGACTGGCTGTGGATAAAGAAACCATCTAGATAAAATCTAACGGATTACGAAATATCGTTTTTCATTACAGCGTTATTCGTCAACCGAGAAACCTTTCGTCGTTTTAATAGAACTTATTATTCCCTTGAACTATCCATCTAGAAAACCATTTCTTTTTTCATATacaattttatcatttaatagttCAATCTCCAATTCAGAGAGACATAAATTCTTCTCAAAAATAGTCGTAGTTTCCAATTAACTTTCAATGCATTTCACTTTTACATTCCTATCAACATTCGCTTATTTTCTATTCATTGCACAAGATCCTCCGTGCTTTTCTTCAAATTTCAATTTCCCAAATTTTCTAACCTATATCTCTTACACCTTATAACACCCAAATTCTATCCTTTTCAAACTTAATCCATTTCTCCTTCTCCCTCGACATCTTCGCACCTaaataaaattcacaaaattaatttgcaacAGATCCTTCAAATCTTCAGTTTCCAGCCTGCGACGTCAAAAATTTTTTCAAACAAAATCTACTCTTTTCTGCGAAACCCTCGAAGCTTCTTCATTTTCCATCTGGCAATAATAAAAACCATCCGTTGGTCGTCaattgaaaaatacaaaatccaTCAAATTGAACGCAGCAGATCCGCAAATCCTTCGTCTTTATTATTTACAttcgcaatattgaaaattgGGCCCTTTCGGTCTCAAGCCGCTCCTGTTCACCTGCAACCGATCTTCCACGTCGACTGTGCGTGAATATCTCGGTTTGTCCGATCGCGCCACAGCGTGCAGCGTATCGCGGCGACAAAGAGGAATGGCGGCGGAATCCGAGCGTGGTCCACGATCCGGGTGATCGTGGTCAGCGAGCAGTAGCAGCGGGCGCGCGCTAGTGTCGACATCGGTGCTGCTCGTCCCTTTCCAGATCCGTTACCTTCCACCTCCTCGTACGCTCACGGACCTCCGTGGAACAGGTACGGCCAGCCAGAAAGAGAACCGGTTCCTGTCGGCTGGTGGAAAGCGGCACGAGGCGGCGCGAGCTTAACCCGGCACACCGGATTTCGTATCGTCTGCGGCGGATACCGAACCCTATCCGAGTATGAGCACCTCGACGTTCGTGGGGTAAGCGTGGATTTTCCTTTTCCTCCTATCTTGTAAAACAGATAAAGAAAAATAGGCAGACGAAGTAGATAAAGCGTCCAAGGGTTCTCGATCGTTGATATTTCATTTCGCTGACACGGGGTTCTAGGGAGTTTTTTCTTTGATTGTGGCTGTTCCGCTAACCCTCGGATACCTACATAGATCTTTTTGTCCTGCAACAGCAAATTGCTATAGTTAAACGATAGATATCTTGAATCTGCTGCTTGTTACTTTCATGTAAACTTTGCTATAGTCTAGCGTGTTGTTCGAAGATCTTGAAAAAATAATCGAGTAGCTTTCTGAAAGGAGAACTCGCAAGGCAGAATGGTGAATTAGAAAATTGTATCGCAAGCCTTGGTTCTTGTTTTCCAATATTAGCTACTGCTTTAAATAAACGCGTGATCGTCGAGGTAACGAGGATCTTAGAAAGATGCCACGAATGCTATCGCGATAATCGTAATAAAAATTCTTAAATCGGTTTGTTCCTTTTACGTTtacaaatttcataataattcgaCTCTTTTATCATAAAATACATTAGCTGGCTATGTATTTATCGTAGATGTGtatcccattttttttttttttttttttttctgaaaACTACTCAATTATGTAAGTATAATAAAATCTAAAAACGTATATCCCGGTTGGTTTT contains:
- the LOC126926604 gene encoding uncharacterized protein LOC126926604; amino-acid sequence: MPFYKLHSPRLDGMFLICLTLTIFCVLANAEFYKASYVDDYPWIRANREIPSESASSDHSSSYSRFLESRKKHRSLDSAESFDKPREWYSTSATKKVPTENKNLKKVISPFYTITNKDSQKYKDMVMKSGVPYCQEIRKKQVNKNSDAKNSMVCYKCKNPKSGATYEQCSYHSQPLTDSSNVEKIAVPPSVFRSRRSNSEEAFTGFKNSDDYRRHDNPYRFSEKIFSDATDDVPAEYKNKDEKCEKVVKDSMVCMVCKDTKSNAKYEQCSYVRQPSEKRYAYSKSSSHKNPETFKNTQAEKDDKEDGKRYDKEYSASKPVKERFGYVDKEEPEGKSLEETKESSDNCKKVQKGTKTCTICKDPKTGENYERCLYTYEPDDKVYKYSKSRSFGYPDSSSGNNDKRDASDKEDKSSEESRSEPEESRSEPEDYSKDYTIPESYYEKSQSAPSSSYFKGDESKSNYGGSQETKSASDEDESLSGYERSKSESERVAESIEPSHCKEIQKDSMTCKVCKDPKTGSNSEQCSYKYLPNDKSYSYSKSKSFGSPTESKDKSYDGSEKKESKEPYESLGYDYSSKKMPYVTDSDIKDEFSVSDQTRQSEAKEESAKSALKKSDVGFYDAFKKKAEIQKVLQEFQKEDRSNCKKLMRDKMTCYQCVDEKGFQKEECAFVTSEEPSVDKSDYREEKAYHVEPTKKVPRSIIAQHPLHDFPIEPEAAASERAYVKREQADKEKDSGEVERSKEVEPYEFAAETKPVFDKVLGFTLPAYMLSTSEHEEEFDKIVASKGI